In one window of Vulpes vulpes isolate BD-2025 chromosome 1, VulVul3, whole genome shotgun sequence DNA:
- the ZNF329 gene encoding zinc finger protein 329 produces MEGFMREGSHLSILGENWDCKNREGHLRQLPLIQEKPGAQEAICEYSGLGEHLSASSDLLSSKRIPTNGFHLCDSDIKSSDCDAALHSCQKNYVAKRNSDSDTCGKAFNHSVEVFQLGRDQTREKTFKYPESVKSFNHFTTLSEQKIVKRGKKLYEGKDFGDIFTLSSSLNENRRNHLGEKLYKCTECGKCFKRNSSLVLHHRTHTGEKPYTCNECGKSFSKNYNLIVHQRIHTGEKPYKCNKCGKAFSDGSALTQHQRIHTGEKPYECLECGKTFNRNSSLILHQRTHTGEKPYRCNECGKPFTDISHLTVHLRIHTGEKPYECSKCGKAFRDGSYLTQHERTHTGEKPFECVECGKSFNRNSHLIVHQKIHSGEKPYECKECGKTFIESAYLIRHQRIHTGEKPYGCNQCQKLFRNIAGLIRHQRTHTGEKPYECNQCGKAFRDSSCLTKHQRIHTKETPYQCPECGKSFKQNSHLAVHQRLHSREGPSQCPQCGKTFRRSSSLIRHQRTHSGEQSMET; encoded by the coding sequence ATGGAAGGATTTATGAGAGAAGGATCCCATCTATCCATTCTAGGTGAAAATTGGGACTGTAAGAACCGGGAGGGACATTTGAGGCAATTACCTTTAATTCAGGAGAAGCCAGGGGCTCAGGAAGCAATTTGTGAATATTCTGGACTTGGAGAACATTTGAGTGCAAGCTCAGACCTTCTGTCATCTAAGCGAATACCTACAAATGGTTTTCATCTATGTGACTCAGATATTAAAAGTTCGGATTGTGATGCAGCTTTACACAGTTGTCAGAAAAATTATGTAGCTAAGAGAAATAGTGACAGTGACACATGTGGAAAAGCTTTCAACCATTCTGTGGAAGTTTTTCAACTTGGAAGAGATCAAACGAGAGAGAAAACCTTTAAATACCCTGAAAGTGTTAAATCTTTCAATCATTTTACTACTCTTAGTgaacaaaaaatagtgaaaagagggaagaaactGTATGAAGGTAAGGACTTTGGGGACATCTTTACCTTGAGTTCATCTCTTAATGAAAACAGGAGGAATCACCTTGGAGAGAAACTATATAAATGCACTGAATGTGGCAAATGCTTCAAACGGAACTCTTCTCTTGTTTTGCATCACCGaactcacactggagagaaaccttacaccTGTAACGAATGTGGAAAATCGTTTTCCAAGAACTATAACCTAATTGTGCATCAAAGAATCCATACAGGAGAGAAGCCCTATAAATGCAAtaaatgtgggaaagccttcagtgaTGGGTCAGCTCTCACACAACaccagagaattcacactggggagaaaccttatgaatgtctAGAATGTGGGAAAACCTTCAACCGAAATTCATCTCTGATTTTGCATCAAAGAACTCATACAGGAGAAAAACCATATCGATGTAATGAGTGTGGGAAACCTTTCACCGACATCTCCCATCTCACTGTGCATCTCAGAAtccacactggggagaagccCTATGAGTGTAGCAAATGTGGAAAGGCTTTCCGGGATGGCTCATACCTTACCCAGCATGAGAGgactcacactggagagaagcccttTGAATGTGTGGAGTGTGGAAAGTCATTCAACCGAAACTCTCACCTCATTGTACATCAAAAAATCCACTCTggggagaaaccctatgaatgtaaagaGTGTGGGAAAACGTTCATTGAAAGTGCTTACCTCATCCGGCACCAGAggattcatactggtgagaagcCCTATGGCTGTAACCAGTGTCAGAAACTTTTCAGGAACATTGCTGGCCTCATCCGGCACCAGAGGACTCATACTGGTGAGAAGCCCTATGAGTGTAATCAGTGTGGCAAAGCTTTCAGGGACAGCTCCTGTCTGACAAAGCACCAGCGAATTCACACAAAGGAGACCCCATATCAGTGTCCTGAATGTGGAAAGTCCTTCAAGCAGAACTCTCACCTGGCGGTACATCAGAGACTCCACAGCAGGGAGGGTCCCAGCCAGTGTCCTCAGTGTGGAAAAACATTCAGAAGGAGCTCGTCCCTCATCCGACATCAAAGAACGCACTCTGGAGAGCAATCCATGGAAACATAA